In one window of Haloprofundus halophilus DNA:
- a CDS encoding potassium transporter TrkA, producing the protein MTGVASPAAAALTLLQLAGTPDGPLGSETGFLGDAFYILGLAFAAAAVAAAGAFGYRWYFRERPPRGLTVLVGLSAVVLYLNTAKLSDIALGSGSDDLFLPGNVLFNLGALAAATVAAPVGAQLGDTLAANTSAFSGARELEGDVGRVVRSVGRVISVTLPEEIQDMDEYDPVADATKESLAGKTLLFPRRLTVAELRERLVARLREDYGVGHVDVDLTEDGDVEYLAVGSRLAGIGPTLAPGGVAVAVRGDPSLDASPGDTVQVWHADDDGPARVLTGELRATTDEVATLAVDETDVDRLDATQSYRLVTLPVDPGVERQFAALLRTVEETMGVVSVAETDSGAHATVGDLATTVVAVRPQSGPVEAIPARSRRLSAGDTLYVIARPDELRRLERTVGATAGTASDD; encoded by the coding sequence GTGACGGGCGTTGCGTCTCCGGCGGCCGCCGCGCTGACGCTCCTCCAACTCGCCGGGACGCCCGACGGACCCCTCGGTTCCGAGACCGGTTTCCTCGGCGACGCGTTCTACATTCTCGGACTCGCCTTCGCCGCCGCCGCCGTCGCCGCGGCCGGAGCGTTCGGCTACCGTTGGTACTTCCGCGAGCGCCCGCCGCGGGGGCTCACCGTCCTCGTCGGTCTCTCGGCCGTCGTGCTCTACCTCAACACGGCCAAACTGAGCGATATCGCGCTCGGCAGCGGGAGCGACGACCTGTTTCTCCCCGGCAACGTGCTGTTCAACCTCGGGGCGCTCGCGGCCGCCACGGTCGCGGCTCCCGTCGGCGCGCAACTCGGCGACACGCTCGCGGCGAACACGTCCGCGTTCTCCGGGGCCCGCGAACTCGAGGGCGACGTCGGCCGAGTCGTCCGCTCCGTCGGTCGCGTCATCTCCGTGACGCTGCCCGAAGAGATCCAGGATATGGACGAGTACGACCCCGTCGCCGACGCGACGAAGGAGTCGCTCGCCGGCAAGACGCTGCTGTTCCCCCGGCGGCTCACCGTCGCCGAACTCCGCGAGCGACTCGTCGCCCGTCTCCGCGAGGACTACGGCGTCGGCCACGTCGACGTCGACCTCACGGAGGACGGCGACGTCGAGTATCTCGCCGTCGGCAGTCGCCTCGCCGGCATCGGACCGACGCTCGCGCCCGGCGGCGTCGCCGTCGCGGTCCGCGGCGACCCGTCGCTCGACGCGAGTCCCGGCGACACGGTGCAGGTGTGGCACGCCGACGACGACGGCCCGGCGCGGGTGCTCACCGGCGAGCTCCGCGCGACGACCGACGAGGTGGCGACGCTCGCCGTCGACGAGACGGACGTCGACCGTCTCGACGCGACGCAGTCGTACCGACTCGTCACGCTCCCGGTCGACCCAGGAGTCGAACGCCAGTTCGCGGCGCTGCTTCGGACGGTCGAGGAGACGATGGGCGTCGTCTCCGTCGCCGAGACCGACTCCGGCGCGCACGCCACGGTCGGCGACCTCGCCACGACGGTCGTCGCCGTCCGGCCGCAGAGCGGCCCGGTGGAGGCGATACCGGCGCGCTCGCGGCGACTGTCCGCCGGTGACACGCTGTACGTCATCGCCCGCCCGGACGAACTCCGCCGCCTCGAACGGACCGTCGGCGCGACCGCGGGCACCGCGAGCGACGACTGA
- a CDS encoding potassium channel family protein, with amino-acid sequence MVQSIPVEVLRGLYLGVLTGIIPALVSAGLGFVFKYFTGVSIPGFGVVAFALAIAGANGGLLALADDSLTEGQHGVALTIAILVVLMLSLYAHAQGDKLGSTLPKRITFKSLRERTLSGDVVEFVGGRRRVTVTVAGEVDDIEGYPPLSPALRTELRDDEWEFPADVPVSELETRLAERLRTDYDLAEVAVSLDEQARATLAAAPPVGGLSKRLSPGERAVSVETLVPTGVARGESVTLRTADGNVDGTVVSVRTGETSTSSPPTPDAAADAESDDEGEGDGEEKTTVAPAAPVAAGGEGRLTVAVDRPDAEVLLSTDVSQAVVRSRGTRREFELTTLLRRAGRRIQRLSVRADSVLDGTTLGDAGVRDTYDVAVLAVRRDQWRFAPRGDTHLAAGDELFVVGSPAALASFKEVVA; translated from the coding sequence ATGGTGCAGTCGATACCGGTGGAGGTGCTCCGGGGCCTCTACCTCGGCGTGCTCACGGGGATCATCCCCGCGCTGGTCTCCGCGGGCCTCGGCTTCGTCTTCAAGTACTTCACCGGCGTCTCCATCCCCGGGTTCGGTGTCGTCGCCTTCGCGCTCGCTATCGCCGGGGCCAACGGCGGTCTGCTGGCGCTGGCCGACGACAGCCTCACCGAAGGACAGCACGGCGTCGCGCTCACGATCGCTATCCTCGTCGTGCTGATGCTGTCGCTGTACGCGCACGCGCAGGGCGACAAACTCGGGAGCACGCTCCCGAAGCGCATCACGTTCAAATCGCTCCGCGAGCGGACGCTCTCGGGCGACGTGGTCGAGTTCGTCGGCGGCCGCCGCCGGGTGACGGTGACCGTCGCCGGCGAGGTCGACGACATCGAGGGCTACCCGCCGCTCTCGCCCGCGCTCCGCACGGAACTCCGAGACGACGAGTGGGAGTTCCCGGCGGACGTCCCCGTCTCGGAACTCGAAACGCGACTCGCCGAACGACTCCGGACCGACTACGATCTCGCGGAGGTGGCGGTGTCGCTCGACGAGCAGGCCCGCGCGACGCTCGCGGCCGCGCCGCCGGTCGGCGGTCTCTCGAAGCGTCTCTCGCCGGGCGAACGCGCCGTCTCCGTCGAGACGCTCGTGCCGACGGGCGTCGCCCGCGGGGAGTCGGTGACGCTCCGGACGGCCGACGGAAACGTCGACGGAACGGTCGTCTCGGTGAGGACCGGGGAAACGTCGACGTCGAGTCCGCCGACGCCCGACGCCGCCGCCGACGCCGAGTCCGACGACGAGGGTGAGGGCGACGGCGAGGAAAAAACGACGGTCGCCCCCGCGGCCCCCGTCGCCGCCGGCGGCGAGGGCCGCCTGACGGTCGCCGTCGACCGCCCCGACGCGGAGGTGTTGCTGTCGACGGACGTGTCGCAGGCGGTCGTTCGCTCGCGCGGCACCAGACGCGAGTTCGAGCTGACGACGCTGCTGCGCCGGGCGGGTCGGCGCATCCAGCGGCTGTCGGTTCGCGCCGACAGCGTGCTCGACGGGACGACGCTCGGCGACGCGGGCGTCCGCGACACCTACGACGTCGCCGTCCTCGCGGTCCGTCGCGACCAGTGGCGCTTCGCTCCGCGCGGTGACACCCACCTGGCGGCGGGCGACGAACTGTTCGTCGTCGGGTCGCCCGCCGCGCTGGCGTCGTTCAAGGAGGTGGTCGCGTGA
- a CDS encoding ubiquinol-cytochrome c reductase iron-sulfur subunit, with product MSESDKYPAESGRRRFVKGVVGGATLAGVGVLGTTSINAATNASGAGGGSTQAYAIENVAGPAPRGMPQIPIEIDDEGYIKGVWPEVKTVEQNGVEVEIAEMQLGGTTYTSEWFQYCGVESYEGLSPSYESDNYFLSGSAPPYAWQQEAKSEGDRINISDLDDYETWGNGIGQEGVGKPASGTWRSEDTEDVIPVQMVRSTRIEEAAQNNQWLQASTSQGVIAWLNKCTHFCCVPGYKTTGSSATFGGANGVYCQCHQSVYDPFSVVQTLFVARPRPE from the coding sequence ATGAGCGAAAGCGACAAGTATCCCGCTGAATCCGGGCGGCGTCGGTTCGTGAAAGGCGTCGTCGGCGGCGCTACTCTCGCGGGCGTCGGGGTCCTCGGGACCACGAGCATCAACGCCGCGACCAACGCCTCGGGTGCGGGTGGCGGTTCGACGCAGGCGTACGCCATCGAGAACGTCGCCGGACCGGCACCGCGCGGGATGCCGCAGATCCCCATCGAAATCGACGACGAGGGTTACATCAAGGGCGTCTGGCCCGAGGTGAAGACCGTCGAACAGAACGGCGTCGAAGTGGAGATCGCCGAGATGCAGCTGGGCGGTACCACGTACACCTCCGAGTGGTTCCAGTACTGCGGCGTCGAGTCGTACGAAGGCCTCAGCCCCTCCTACGAGAGCGACAACTACTTCCTGTCGGGCTCCGCGCCGCCGTACGCCTGGCAGCAAGAGGCGAAGTCCGAGGGCGACCGAATCAACATCAGCGACCTCGACGACTACGAGACGTGGGGCAACGGTATCGGACAGGAAGGTGTCGGTAAGCCGGCCTCCGGTACGTGGCGCTCCGAGGACACCGAAGACGTCATCCCCGTCCAGATGGTTCGGAGCACGCGCATCGAGGAAGCCGCCCAGAACAACCAGTGGCTCCAGGCGAGCACCTCCCAGGGCGTCATCGCGTGGCTCAACAAGTGTACGCACTTCTGCTGCGTCCCCGGCTACAAGACGACGGGGTCGTCGGCGACGTTCGGCGGTGCCAACGGCGTGTACTGTCAGTGCCACCAGTCGGTGTACGACCCGTTCAGCGTCGTCCAGACGCTGTTCGTCGCCCGACCGCGCCCCGAGTAA
- a CDS encoding ubiquitin-like small modifier protein 1 gives MQWKLFADLAETAGTRTVSLNADCDTVGDALDVLLSSRPALESRVLDDGEVRDHINVLRNGENVFTGEGLDTPVADGDELALFPPVSGG, from the coding sequence ATGCAGTGGAAGCTTTTCGCAGACCTCGCGGAGACGGCCGGCACGCGGACCGTTTCGCTCAACGCCGACTGCGACACCGTCGGCGACGCGCTCGACGTACTGCTCTCGTCGCGCCCGGCGCTCGAATCGCGCGTCCTCGACGACGGCGAGGTGCGCGACCACATCAACGTCCTCCGAAACGGCGAGAACGTCTTCACCGGAGAGGGGCTCGACACACCCGTCGCCGACGGCGACGAGCTCGCGCTGTTTCCGCCGGTCAGCGGCGGCTGA